The Pedobacter ginsengisoli region CAGCAGCTAATTACAAAATTAACGAATATCCGGCTGGGAATTTCACAAGCCAGGGTAAAGACTATGCTTTAAAAGCGATCTATTATGAGAGAAAAATAGAATTGGCAATGGAAGGACATCGTTTCTTTGATTTGGTGCGTTGGGGTATAGCTGATCAGGAATTAAATGCCTATTTTAGCTATCAGGGAAAGATTACTTCTGATGTGAGGAATGGTAAGTTTGTTAAGGGAAAGAATGATTATTACCCAATACCACAGCGCCAGATCGATTTAAGTCAATCTAATGGTGCTCCGGTTTTAAAACAGAATCCAGGATATAATTAATCTGAACATAACCTAAAACAATGAACCAACCACAACGTTTTTTATCACTCGATGTATTTCGGGGTATGACTGTCTGCTTCATGATCATCGTGAACACACCAGGTCGAGGAGCTGAATCTTTTGCTATGCTGAATCATGCAGCATGGCATGGTTTTACACCAACAGACCTTGTATTCCCATCTTTCTTATTTGCTGTAGGAAATGCCATGAGTTTCTCCATGAAAAAATTTGCTCAAATGGAAAATTCAGCTGTACTGGCAAAAATATTTAAACGTACTCTGCTTATATTTCTTATTGGGTATTTAATGTATTGGTTTCCTTTTTTTAGTTATAATGAAGGTGGGGGTATTAGTTTTTCACCAATAGCAAATACCCGTATTTTAGGTGTACTGCAGCGGATAGCACTTTGCTATGGAATTGCTTCATTGCTAATTCATTATCTAAGTGCCAGAAGTGTAATAATTATCAGCGTATTGTTTCTGATTGGATATTGGGGTGCCTTGTTGTTATTTGGAGATGCAACAGATCCTTTTAGCATGACAGGCAATGCCGGTCAATACCTGGATTTATATGTGTTGGGAGATAATCATATGTATCATGGCGAGGGCATAGCTTTTGATCCTGAAGGAATATTGAGTACTATACCTTCGTGTGTAAACGTAATAATTGGATATTTTGCAGGTAAATTCATACAAGAAAAAGGAAAGGGATTTGAAACAATTTCAAAACTATTACTTGTTGGGGGCTGTTAATATTAATAGCTATCTGCTTAAACCCCGTATTTCCTGTAAATAAAAAGCTGTGGACAAGTTCTTTTGTTCTGGTCACCTGTGGCCTGGATCTGGTAATTATCGGTGCTTTGATTTATGTGATAGAAGTAAAATCCTATACAAAGTGGACAGGGTTTTTTACAGTTTTTGGAAAAAACCCATTGTTCATTTACATAGTTTCAGAAGTGCTGTTAACAATTATTGGTGTAGTCATTCCTGGTTTAAATTTTAACGAATGGATTAGTACTAAGTTTTTTCAGGTTATAGCGCCTGGCCCTGTTGGTTCATTGCTTTTTGCAATATGTTTTATGCTTATCTGTTGGCTGGTAGGATATATACTCGATAAAAGGAAAATATACATACGCGTTTAGTTATCAAACAAAATGAAGAAATTCTGTATTTTAATTGCACTGCTTTTTAGCGGTTTAATAAATTCTTATGCACAACGGTCATCGCCGTTTAACGTTCGTAACCTGTATATTACCAGAGAGGTATTGAGTAATGCTGAGGATAAAACTTTATCAGTATTAACAATTACTAATAATGGAAAGCAAGCATTGCCAGGTAAAGGATGGAGTATTTACTTTAATTCAAGGCCTATGGAAGTTGCCGGTTCGGATAGTCTAAGTGCACGGATAAAACATGTAAATGGAGATCTATTTCGTTTGTATCCTATAAAAGGTTTTTCGGATTTAAAATCGGGTAGATCAATGAAGATTCAGGTATTATCAACGGAGGTTAAAAATATTACGGATCTCTCATCAGGCTTCTATCTCGTCTGGGATAATAATCCTTCAAAAGGATATAATATTAGTCATAAAGATGTATATCCGATTCAGCATGTTGGAAGAATAGAAACTGATGTGGCAGCTCATGTATTTAATCAGAACAAACAAATAAAGGATATTCCTTTAGAGAAATTACCAAAGGTTTTTCCAACACCTTTATCTTATGTAGAAGGAGATGGGACATTTAAATTAACCCCCGAAGTTTCGATTATAACTGAAATTGAGTTTGATAAAGAAGCCAGGCTATTTGCTGATGAATTATCAACAATATTAGGTAAAAGGCCTGCTTTTGTTCAGCCACCCGCTAAAAATGTAATTGTAATTAAAAGAGGAAATGTAAGTGGCCCTGAATCTTATAAACTAAGTGTTACACCAGAACGAATACTTATAACAGCTGCCGAACCG contains the following coding sequences:
- a CDS encoding acyltransferase family protein, which codes for MNQPQRFLSLDVFRGMTVCFMIIVNTPGRGAESFAMLNHAAWHGFTPTDLVFPSFLFAVGNAMSFSMKKFAQMENSAVLAKIFKRTLLIFLIGYLMYWFPFFSYNEGGGISFSPIANTRILGVLQRIALCYGIASLLIHYLSARSVIIISVLFLIGYWGALLLFGDATDPFSMTGNAGQYLDLYVLGDNHMYHGEGIAFDPEGILSTIPSCVNVIIGYFAGKFIQEKGKGFETISKLLLVGGC